The proteins below come from a single Demetria terragena DSM 11295 genomic window:
- a CDS encoding GNAT family N-acetyltransferase: MTRRSEQTEGKLAQMAIDVVAHTELTAGDVARLRRLFDAEYQQGFGEWDPDLPYGYAPHDLHVIARQEDEVVGHVGWARRAIGVGGRELAIAGVGGVLISDHARGRRLGEALMNRVAETMADAAGIAFGYLGCREEVVAFYIACGWTRISAAERSINRAGQSVSDPPGQPLLVLPVGYRLASWPDGEVDLRGRAW, encoded by the coding sequence ATGACGCGACGAAGCGAGCAGACCGAAGGCAAGCTGGCTCAGATGGCGATCGACGTCGTTGCACACACGGAGCTGACAGCAGGCGACGTCGCAAGGCTTCGCCGATTGTTCGACGCCGAGTACCAGCAGGGTTTCGGGGAGTGGGACCCGGACTTGCCATATGGCTATGCTCCGCATGACCTCCATGTCATCGCTCGGCAAGAGGACGAGGTTGTCGGCCATGTCGGCTGGGCGCGACGCGCTATAGGCGTCGGCGGTCGTGAGCTTGCTATTGCAGGCGTGGGCGGAGTGTTGATCTCGGACCATGCGCGAGGCAGGCGACTGGGCGAGGCTCTGATGAACCGTGTGGCAGAGACGATGGCGGATGCGGCTGGCATTGCGTTCGGCTATCTCGGTTGTCGCGAGGAAGTGGTCGCTTTCTACATCGCGTGCGGGTGGACTCGAATCTCTGCTGCGGAGCGTTCGATCAACCGCGCCGGACAGTCAGTTTCCGACCCGCCAGGGCAGCCGCTGCTCGTCCTGCCGGTCGGATACCGGCTTGCTTCCTGGCCGGACGGTGAGGTCGACCTGCGCGGTCGCGCGTGGTGA